Proteins encoded in a region of the Hemiscyllium ocellatum isolate sHemOce1 chromosome 10, sHemOce1.pat.X.cur, whole genome shotgun sequence genome:
- the LOC132819621 gene encoding uncharacterized protein LOC132819621 yields MSAEGAQIVAKVNSSINMLSAAEEVKSDLELIMKPYANWEEFLTPGPLSIAILGELIFISAAEAFQVKLTVAGKTFRFLRHPESFHACLMQVSDQGWKAFNKAHRNMDQIRLYSMAAPKHLASAVQVLSRRDPKVVKAMLPSRLNSIRKVAEQCQQLAVSVEEEFTSLIELVQELLEFCASSRTEHHASLEQVKQTLAESQFRKEAAEKEKQRVEVQFSDVCARMEEARAVYRKAMKMIPSGKNLVGVYVTQSLLDLTNSLATELVTMGMTEPLSLALEISETAVGHIKKKVQKKKATGSTDEDEDESLGRSASIYLKGMEMVMASALLHDLVSEKGTIDPSQLPSDNSQNCNSVDYKLMFQSSLSKIEQEEDGRAKAAAVKLCGDGLAICEKLQEVAKIEKPSEPQLESLATAIKEQNTNVLKYLSDIKKSTNVPAFAPQPPNLTQAANLEKAEEGLSKMVLDQACFKVEQAKTQLDSTREEYEKMSETKEKVTKDLDETLVTMMRCQVKEIDYDTTLKLLVIGLDALSQVKEQWAKMSNFFQMMSNLIQVSLNDTVTQFTSDSETYEPFPGYSEDAFIKDMIYTEAFQACNIANLCHMISGTYVEISQKHLRDQISSLETNINMSPDDPMFNVKRKQLQEGYTATKEAVNQLVMKNKREFEIQIQQRIDSINSTFKDVLPLTERQ; encoded by the coding sequence ATGTCAGCGGAAGGGGCCCAGATCGTGGCAAAGGTCAACAGCAGTATCAACATGCTCAGTGCAGCAGAGGAGGTGAAGTCTGACCTGGAGCTCATCATGAAGCCTTATGCCAACTGGGAAGAGTTCCTGACACCGGGCCCACTCTCCATCGCCATCCTGGGTGAGCTGATATTCATTTCCGCAGCCGAGGCGTTCCAAGTGAAGCTCACTGTGGCTGGGAAAACATTCCGCTTCCTACGGCACCCGGAATCCTTCCACGCCTGCCTCATGCAGGTCAGCGACCAAGGTTGGAAAGCCTTCAACAAAGCTCACAGGAACATGGACCAGATCCGGCTCTACTCCATGGCAGCTCCGAAGCACCTGGCCAGCGCTGTGCAGGTGTTGAGTCGCCGGGACCCCAAGGTGGTCAAGGCCATGCTGCCCAGCCGACTCAACAGCATCCGAAAGGTGGCAGAGCAGTGCCAGCAGCTGGCAGTGTCTGTCGAGGAGGAGTTCACCTCACTCATCGAGCTGGTGCAGGAGCTGCTGGAATTCTGTGCCAGCTCCCGAACAGAGCACCACGCCTCCCTGGAGCAGGTCAAGCAGACGCTGGCAGAGTCCCAGTTCCGCAAGGAGGCAGCTGAGAAGGAAAAgcagagggtggaggtgcagttCAGTGATGTGTGCGCCAGGATGGAGGAGGCTCGGGCTGTCTACCGCAAGGCCATGAAGATGATCCCGAGCGGGAAGAACCTGGTCGGGGTTTATGTCACTCAGTCTCTGCTCGACTTGACAAACAGTCTGGCCACGGAGCTGGTGACAATGGGCATGACCGAGCCCCTGAGCCTGGCCCTTGAAATCAGTGAGACAGCCGTGGGTCACATCAagaagaaggtgcagaaaaagaAGGCAACAGGCTCCACAGACGAGGACGAGGACGAGAGCTTGGGGCGATCAGCGAGCATCTACCTGAAGGGGATGGAGATGGTGATGGCCAGCGCCCTCCTACACGACCTGGTCTCTGAGAAGGGGACCATCGACCCCAGCCAGCTGCCCAGTGACAACTCACAGAACTGCAACTCCGTGGACTACAAGCTCATGTTTCAGAGCAGCCTGAGCAAGATTGAACAGGAAGAGGATGGCAGAGCCAAGGCAGCGGCGGTGAAGCTCTGTGGGGACGGGCTCGCAATCTGCGAGAAGCTGCAGGAAGTCGCTAAGATAGAGAAGCCCAGTGAGCCCCAGTTGGAAAGCCTTGCCACAGCCATCAAGGAGCAGAACACCAATGTTCTCAAGTACCTTTCAGACATCAAAAAATCCACCAACGTCCCAGCCTTTGCACCTCAACCGCCAAATCTCACTCAAGCTGCCAACctggagaaggcagaagaaggTCTTTCTAAAATGGTCCTGGATCAAGCCTGCTTTAAGGTAGAACAAGCGAAAACCCAATTGGATTCCACCAGAGAGGAGTACGAGAAAATGTCTGAGACCAAGGAGAAGGTGACTAAAGATCTCGATGAGACCCTGGTCACCATGATGAGGTGTCAAGTGAAGGAGATAGATTATGACACAACCCTCAAGCTGCTGGTGATTGGCCTGGATGCATTGAGCCAGGTCAAAGAGCAATGGGCTAAGATGAGCAACTTCTTCCAAATGATGTCTAATCTGATTCAGGTCTCTCTCaacgacactgtcacacagttcACCAGTGACAGTGAGACTTATGAGCCATTCCCAGGATATTCCGAAGATGCTTTCATCAAGGACATGATCTACACAGAAGCCTTTCAGGCTTGCAACATTGCCAATCTCTGCCACATGATCTCGGGGACTTATGTTGAGATCTCTCAGAAGCATCTAAGGGACCAAATCTCTAGTTTAGAGACCAACATCAATATGAGCCCTGACGATCCAATGTTTAATGTGAAACGCAAACAACTGCAGGAAGGCTACACTGCCACAAAGGAAGCAGTCAACCAACTGGTCATGAAGAACAAACGGGAATTTGAGATTCAAATACAACAGAGGATTGACAGCATCAACTCCACATTTAAAGATGTCCTACCCCTTACAGAGAGACAATAG